The following are from one region of the Syngnathus acus chromosome 10, fSynAcu1.2, whole genome shotgun sequence genome:
- the LOC119128185 gene encoding BOLA class I histocompatibility antigen, alpha chain BL3-6-like isoform X1, protein MVKMNLLAFFVLAVQLYSVTPVIHTLNYFTTASQVAKLPEYWEAAYVDGVQILHFDSNHRKAKAKQDWVDKITEDDPHYWESETAGSIQAEQYFKVNIETAKKRFNQTGGVHMLQRMFGCEWNDETGEVDGWQHLSYDGEDFISFELKTMSWIAAHPQAFITKLKWDQDDGYNQVMKNVLTEALPFELKKHVSNGREFLTRTELPTVSLLQKTPSSPITCHATGFYPRTSDLFWRKDGEQIHEDVEMGETLPNHDGTFQTTADLKVELTPAAEGRYECVFKLDGVREEMVTKLYARSILSNARIQEEEDRKKAVAIAVPLVVLALVAMAVAAGVFLAKRPKSQQANYAPASSASSSEQD, encoded by the exons ATGGTTAAAATGAATTTACTTGCATTCTTTGTTTTGGCTGTGCAACTATACAGCGTGACGCCTG TCATTCACACGCTCAATTATTTCACGACGGCCTCTCAAGTTGCAAAGCTACCAGAGTACTGGGAGGCCGCGTATGTTGACGGCGTTCAGATTCTGCACTTTGACAGCAACCACAGGAAAGCAAAAGCGAAACAAGACTGGGTGGACAAAATCACAGAAGATGATCCGCACTACTGGGAGAGCGAGACGGCGGGCAGTATTCAGGCTGAGCAGTACTTCAAAGTCAACATTGAAACCGCTAAAAAGCGCTTCAACCAAACTGGAG GTGTTCACATGCTTCAGAGGATGTTCGGCTGTGAATGGAATGATGAGACTGGGGAGGTTGATGGTTGGCAGCACCTCAGTTACGATGGAGAAGACTTCATATCATTTGAGCTGAAGACGATGAGCTGGATCGCAGCACATCCGCAAGCTTTCATCACCAAACTCAAGTGGGACCAAGACGACGGGTACAATCAAGTCATGAAGAATGTTCTCACTGAGGCGCTTCCTTTTGAGTTGAAAAAGCACGTGAGCAACGGGAGGGAGTTCCTGACCAGAACCG AGCTTCCCACAGTGTCTCTCCTGCAGAAGACTCCTTCCTCTCCAATCACCTGCCACGCCACGGGTTTCTACCCCAGGACGTCGGACCTCTTTTGGAGGAAGGACGGCGAGCAGATTCACGAGGACGTGGAGATGGGGGAGACCCTCCCCAACCACGACGGAACCTTCCAGACCACGGCCGACCTGAAAGTGGAGCTGACGCCCGCCGCGGAGGGCCGCTACGAATGCGTGTTCAAACTGGATGGCGTCCGGGAGGAGATGGTCACCAAGCTGTACGCCAGAAGCATCCTGAGCAACGCGCGCATCCAGG aagaggaagacagGAAGAAGGCGGTGGCCATCGCTGTCCCGCTGGTGGTCCTGGCTCTGGTGGCgatggcggtggcggcgggggTGTTCCTGGCCAAGCGTCCCAAAAGCCAACAAG CCAATTACGCTCCAGCTT CCAGCGCCTCATCTTCTGAGCAGGATTGA
- the LOC119128185 gene encoding BOLA class I histocompatibility antigen, alpha chain BL3-6-like isoform X2, with product MIGMNLLAFFVLAVQLYSVKPVIHTLNYFTTASQVAKLPEYWEAAYVDGVQILHFDSNHRKAKAKQDWVDKITEDDPHYWESETAGSIQAEQYFKVNIETAKKRFNQTGGVHMLQRMFGCEWNDETGEVDGWQHLSYDGEDFISFELKTMSWIAAHPQAFITKLKWDQDDGYNQVMKNVLTEALPFELKKHVSNGREFLTRTELPTVSLLQKTPSSPITCHATGFYPRTSDLFWRKDGEQIHEDVEMGETLPNHDGTFQTTADLKVELTPAAEGRYECVFKLDGVREEMVTKLYARSILSNARIQEEEDRKKAVAIAVPLVVLALVAMAVAAGVFLAKRPKSQQANYAPASSASSSEQD from the exons TCATTCACACGCTCAATTATTTCACGACGGCCTCTCAAGTTGCAAAGCTACCAGAGTACTGGGAGGCCGCGTATGTTGACGGCGTTCAGATTCTGCACTTTGACAGCAACCACAGGAAAGCAAAAGCGAAACAAGACTGGGTGGACAAAATCACAGAAGATGATCCGCACTACTGGGAGAGCGAGACGGCGGGCAGTATTCAGGCTGAGCAGTACTTCAAAGTCAACATTGAAACCGCTAAAAAGCGCTTCAACCAAACTGGAG GTGTTCACATGCTTCAGAGGATGTTCGGCTGTGAATGGAATGATGAGACTGGGGAGGTTGATGGTTGGCAGCACCTCAGTTACGATGGAGAAGACTTCATATCATTTGAGCTGAAGACGATGAGCTGGATCGCAGCACATCCGCAAGCTTTCATCACCAAACTCAAGTGGGACCAAGACGACGGGTACAATCAAGTCATGAAGAATGTTCTCACTGAGGCGCTTCCTTTTGAGTTGAAAAAGCACGTGAGCAACGGGAGGGAGTTCCTGACCAGAACCG AGCTTCCCACAGTGTCTCTCCTGCAGAAGACTCCTTCCTCTCCAATCACCTGCCACGCCACGGGTTTCTACCCCAGGACGTCGGACCTCTTTTGGAGGAAGGACGGCGAGCAGATTCACGAGGACGTGGAGATGGGGGAGACCCTCCCCAACCACGACGGAACCTTCCAGACCACGGCCGACCTGAAAGTGGAGCTGACGCCCGCCGCGGAGGGCCGCTACGAATGCGTGTTCAAACTGGATGGCGTCCGGGAGGAGATGGTCACCAAGCTGTACGCCAGAAGCATCCTGAGCAACGCGCGCATCCAGG aagaggaagacagGAAGAAGGCGGTGGCCATCGCTGTCCCGCTGGTGGTCCTGGCTCTGGTGGCgatggcggtggcggcgggggTGTTCCTGGCCAAGCGTCCCAAAAGCCAACAAG CCAATTACGCTCCAGCTT CCAGCGCCTCATCTTCTGAGCAGGATTGA
- the LOC119128187 gene encoding major histocompatibility complex class I-related gene protein-like, with translation MVRMNLLAFFVLAVQIYSVTPVIHTLNYFLTGSQVAKLPEYWEAAYVDGVQILHFDSNHRKAKAKQDWVDKITEDDPHYWERETAGSIQTEQVFKVSIENIKKRFNQTGGVHMFQEMVGCEWNDETGEVDGWVHISYDGEDFISFELKTMSWIAAHPQAFITKLKWDQLDGFNQYNKNYLTEVCPSWLKKHVSNGREFLTRTELPTVSLLQKTPSSPITCHATGFYPRTSDLFWRKDGQEIHEDVEMGETLPNHDGTFQTTADLKVELTPAAEGRYECVFKLDGVREEMVTKLYARSILSNARIQEEEDRKKAVAIAVPLVVLALVAMAVAAGVFLAKRPKSQKANYAPASSISSSEQD, from the exons ATGGTTAGAATGAATTTACTTGCATTCTTTGTTTTGGCTGTGCAAATATACAGCGTGACGCCTG TCATTCACACGCTCAATTATTTCCTGACGGGCTCTCAAGTTGCAAAGCTACCAGAGTACTGGGAGGCCGCGTATGTTGACGGCGTTCAGATTCTGCACTTTGACAGCAACCACAGGAAAGCAAAAGCGAAACAAGACTGGGTGGACAAAATCACAGAAGATGATCCGCACTACTGGGAGAGAGAGACGGCGGGCAGTATTCAGACTGAGCAGGTCTTCAAAGTCAGCattgaaaacattaaaaagcgCTTCAACCAAACTGGAG GTGTTCACATGTTTCAGGAGATGGTAGGCTGTGAATGGAATGATGAGACTGGGGAGGTTGATGGTTGGGTGCACATCAGTTACGATGGAGAAGACTTCATATCATTTGAGCTGAAGACGATGAGCTGGATCGCAGCACATCCGCAAGCTTTCATCACCAAACTCAAGTGGGACCAATTGGACGGGTTCAATCAATACAATAAGAATTACTTGACTGAGGTGTGTCCTTCATGGTTGAAGAAGCATGTGAGCAACGGCAGGGAGTTCCTGACCAGAACCG AGCTTCCCACGGTGTCTCTCCTGCAGAAGACTCCTTCCTCTCCAATCACCTGCCACGCCACGGGTTTCTACCCCAGGACGTCGGACCTCTTTTGGAGGAAGGACGGCCAGGAGATCCACGAGGACGTGGAGATGGGGGAGACCCTCCCCAACCACGACGGAACCTTCCAGACCACGGCCGACCTGAAAGTGGAGCTGACGCCCGCCGCGGAGGGCCGCTACGAATGCGTGTTCAAACTGGATGGCGTCCGGGAGGAGATGGTCACCAAGCTGTACGCCAGAAGCATCCTGAGCAACGCGCGCATCCAGG aagaggaagacagGAAGAAGGCGGTGGCCATCGCTGTCCCGCTGGTGGTCCTGGCTCTGGTGGCgatggcggtggcggcgggggTGTTCCTGGCCAAGCGTCCCAAAAGCCAAAAAG CCAATTACGCTCCAGCTT CCAGCATCTCATCTTCTGAGCAGGACTGA